One window of Theropithecus gelada isolate Dixy chromosome 4, Tgel_1.0, whole genome shotgun sequence genomic DNA carries:
- the FAM162B gene encoding protein FAM162B — protein MAAHAVCKRQGFQLHVPGSPGRCRAGQGELRGERLWLGPEVRVRRGTSGQHAQGRREPTAPRPRANSPLRPRGGLSRPRGGLHRLFRPGVSPATPAAGPPAILGLKVTGRCTEFPRSAGLRSSTKKILLWTGRFKSMEEIPPRIPPEMIVTARNKARVKACYIMIGLTIIACFAVIVSAKRAVERHESLTSWNLAKKAKWREEAALAAQAKAK, from the exons atggcggctcatgccg TGTGCAAGCGCCAGGGGTTCCAGCTGCACGTTCCAGGCTCTCCGGGGCGCTGCAGGGCGGGACAAGGAGAGCTGCGGGGAGAACGCCTGTGGCTGGGTCCGGAGGTGCGGGTGCGGCGCGGGACAAGCGGGCAGCATGCTCAGGGCCGTCGGGAGCCTACTGCGCCTCGGCCGCGGGCTAACAGTCCGCTGCGGCCCCGGGGGGGCCTCTCGAGGCCACGCGGCGGCCTGCACAGGCTCTTCCGCCCCGGGGTCTCCCCTGCTACTCCAGCGGCGGGGCCCCCAGCAATTCTGGGCCTCAAGGTCACG GGGAGATGCACCGAGTTCCCGCGCAGCGCCGGCCTTCGCAGTTCGACAAAAAAAATCCTGCTGTGGACGGGGCGTTTCAAATCGATGGAGGAGATCCCGCCTCGGATCCC GCCAGAAATGATAGTCACTGCAAGAAACAAAGCTCGAGTGAAAGCTTGTTACATAATGATTGGACTCACAATTATCGCCTGCTTTGCTGTGATAGTGTCAGCCAAAAGG gCTGTAGAACGACATGAATCCTTAACAAGTTGGAACTTGGCAAAGAAAGCTAAGTGGCGTGAAGAAGCTGCACTGGCTGCACAGGCTAAAGCTAAATGA